CTgctgcttaataaatattataaattcacacCAGGTTTATGGTCTTTATTATGtgagaaggaaccaaaaaaaaacaactatagaagatatagaatcttattacaatattttgaaaacttctggagtCCATTTAAAAGCAGATGGAAAACCTAGAACCTCAAGGTATCATAAATGGGTGACTGTTGTAAAACCGTTGTATGATCGAATGAAAATGGAGGAAAAACAGTTTAATgaagaaatagataaaattaatgagaatacaactccacgaattaacttaaaatcatttaacaatactttacctTCTAGTCCTTTTGGCTTATTAAACgctaaacgtagaaaaataacacaagaaaatgatccatttgattttaatcaatcagCAAGCAGTTTTTCACCTTCAGATCGTATGTCTacagatatgattaattttacttcatcacctgatcctaagacaggtagtggtttatataaagatgtcTTACCTCAAAcccaattagtttattatgacgatcCGAATGAGCTAGTAACTAGATTAAATCTTTTGACATCATCGCAAAGTGTTGGTAATACTGGTGTTAATAACGAAATcatatctattttagaagaactgcgtgagagaaatattatagcataatgaCGACCTTAGAGGGTATAGCTAATGAGCTACATCGAccagcgagaaaaatatttcctagacgtagtgtggttacacggtttattgacgacctatggcaagctgatttaatggatatgcaatctcattctaaaaaaaattacggttttaaatttatattagttgttatagatacatatagcaaatatgtatttgtggaaccgctgaaaaataaatcagcaaaagaatgtacaaaaggaatggttaatatattgaaaaaagctaatccgaaatttttacagacagataatggtacagaattttataatactcaatttcaagatttaatgaaaaaatataaaattaaacattacagttcatacagtgttattaaatgttcaatcgcaGAACGTGTGATacaaacacttaaaaataatatatataaacatttcacTGCAACAGGTACATGGAattggtataatacaatattaaaaattatacataactataataatacaaaacatagaacAATCAAATGCACACCTAATGAAGCTCGAATGGAtacaaacagaattaaatttagtacatataaaaatttacaaacattgtataaaccaaaatttaaagttagcgataaagtacgaatatctaagtataaacatatatttagtaaAGGATATACCCCGaattggacaacggaaatatttacagtttcaaaagttttacagacaaatccagtaacttatcaactaaaggatgaatcaaacaatataatcttaggtggtttttatgaacaggaaattaaattaactaattttccAAACACCTTTCTTATTGAACGTATTGTGaaaaaagttgggaataaaatgtttgttaaatggttgggttttgattcaagtcaaaattcgtggataacatcatcagatatttttaaataataattttttatgtataacatgtaatacttttataataaatgccagaaaaaagttgaaataattatttgttttcagtttgtaatttttttaaaaacaaaaaaaaaatttacttcacTACCGTTTGATAGCGCTTTCTGTTTATACCGATTGGAGATTTATCaagtcttttttttctttaattatataatttatctagtTTGTAGTGACCATAAGCCAAAGTATTTATCCCGTCGTCATTTATATAACGTTTATCGTCATTAGCGCTTAGAACAAGTTTGTTCATTGTTTTCGATTGAACAACATGTTTGTTTGATTGGATAAAATTCATGACCCTGTGAGTTAATTTATCCTTAACAGataaatggtttataaaagCGTGTAgtatatccttataattttcgaattgcatatgttttttaataatatatttctttacgccttttgcttttttttcctCAGTACCGTCTACAGTTTTGTACGCATATAATTTCGGTCttaatgaaacgaattctttaagTATAATTCCTTTCAATTCATCCTTGAAAAAGCCTGGCTGACTTTTATGTAATTCGCTAAAACAATAATGGTCTTTGGGATAGTTAGATGTAtcaaaatatggtaataaatcattttttaaatcattgaaaaaatttGTAGTTTGAATAGCGTATATCAAGGAATCAGTATCCGAATATAAAGAACTAATTTTAGTACCATACCTTTTCTTCATGACATTATAGTGAAAATCGtacataaatgttttcgaaACGTCTAAAATTGCAAATCCCACATAAATTGCCTTATCGAATTTAATAGTTTCCTTATGTTGGTGAATAGCCATGAGATTTTTAGAGTATATAGTTCTgtctttaaaactagtttttgtcATTAGTTTATTcgcttttttttctgatgaaACCAGTTTTATAGAAGTTCTTGCTCGGACATTCTCCATACATTTACCAAAAACGCTATTAATTAACAACTTccagaaatttttttcaaactcatttTTTGCTTCTGCTCTCATTTTTGTACAGAACTCAATGTATGATGCCAtccattttttttgtgaaaagcGGATAGCTCGatgaatttttactaatttaagaCCGTGAGAAAtcgcttgttttaaatttttgtaatgtacaatatagttttttttcggtgATAGAGTAGTTAACAATTTCTCAACTTTCGAATTTGGTGGGCATTCGTTAAACGGTAAAAACGGAAAATCATTATGGGTTTTATGTAAATGTTTAGGGTACTCGATATCAACTTCTAATATATATCCTACTTCAGAATCTTCAGAAATTTTAGTTACATCTATGTCGAGATCATCAACccattcaaaatctttaaaaggtAGTTCTGTCAACATAGACTTTCCATATAAATTTACACAGTCGAGATATGTAATCCAAGTAATCGGTTCATTCGAATTATAGTCCAATCCTTCAATATTTGGTATGTTTGCTTTAGCATATCTTTTAGTTGATTGACAAATACCGCCTCGGATTGATTTTTCGAAGtagagtaacatattataatccttTAACCTCTCTAATTTAACCTTTGTATACTTAAGCATACAATCAAAAGCAAATCCAGGGGCAGTCATATAATGAGCAGGATCTATTCTGAGAGTAGATAAACATATGTCTCTAAAATTTTCGAACACGTCAGCTAGTATGGtaacatcagtttttaaataaagatcgctATATTCACCCAAAGTCTTTACGTCAAATGTATTCCATACATTTTTTGCATGTCTATAATCTTCATCACTAATTTGTTCATCTGTTAACGAGTTATAAAATTCAAGCTTTGATGGTAAAAAAGCATTGTCTAATTTACTCCAACTATCGACATATTCGTAAGGGAAGACTCCTTTCCGTGTAACTAAATCTAAtgatttgattgaaaatatttttagggtTTCTCTAAACCTCAACTTATCTTCAGATAAATTGGCTGCAAGTTTACTTAGCGACTCACTCATAAAACGGAATGTATCGacaaatttaatactaaatctAGGTGCGATTTCCTTGCTaaaggatatatatttttccgatgaattaggaataatatgaatatctttATCATCGCAACCTAGTTCCCGAATTATGAAGTGACTATCATAagataaattatgaaagaaTATTGGAACGAACGATGGACTAGTTATTTCGAAATTACATTGAAGACAGAGACATTGCCTATATTTGCCAGTAAAATGACAGTGATCTCGAACTTTaaccaaattattgtttttaaaatgttttgaacatttttgacaGAACTTGGTTCTTTGAAAACGTTGTTCCTCTTTATCAGT
This genomic window from Metopolophium dirhodum isolate CAU chromosome 1, ASM1992520v1, whole genome shotgun sequence contains:
- the LOC132935071 gene encoding uncharacterized protein LOC132935071, translated to MFNKLLREETDFTQKGSGWTLKVIETLQLRINIVNPLKGGTYIDLPKHIKDKRAIINVKNSDNKCFKYALLSKFDNRSNKTNFHEKYFKMLELKSSLNFKCVDFPTPISQIPKFERINNISINIYSLNDKKTIFPLYVCNTERNDHFDLFLYNNDETSHYCYIHNFSRLIRSQKTKNCSKLIICKRCFTTFGTQPCKSKLWGVEGLNEHRRNCGKNPLGRPIMFEEGDDDFIYFKGYKKTQRIPFVIYADFECILTPKQPNKFINRRKKQKNQKTHVTHLHEIMSYGFYVKVDYSIISKELVKQFEIPTKVIIYRGKKAAKKFMKNMIDIGNEINKIYQINTPMDKLTDKEEQRFQRTKFCQKCSKHFKNNNLVKVRDHCHFTGKYRQCLCLQCNFEITSPSFVPIFFHNLSYDSHFIIRELGCDDKDIHIIPNSSEKYISFSKEIAPRFSIKFVDTFRFMSESLSKLAANLSEDKLRFRETLKIFSIKSLDLVTRKGVFPYEYVDSWSKLDNAFLPSKLEFYNSLTDEQISDEDYRHAKNVWNTFDVKTLGEYSDLYLKTDVTILADVFENFRDICLSTLRIDPAHYMTAPGFAFDCMLKYTKVKLERLKDYNMLLYFEKSIRGGICQSTKRYAKANIPNIEGLDYNSNEPITWITYLDCVNLYGKSMLTELPFKDFEWVDDLDIDVTKISEDSEVGYILEVDIEYPKHLHKTHNDFPFLPFNECPPNSKVEKLLTTLSPKKNYIVHYKNLKQAISHGLKLVKIHRAIRFSQKKWMASYIEFCTKMRAEAKNEFEKNFWKLLINSVFGKCMENVRARTSIKLVSSEKKANKLMTKTSFKDRTIYSKNLMAIHQHKETIKFDKAIYVGFAILDVSKTFMYDFHYNVMKKRYGTKISSLYSDTDSLIYAIQTTNFFNDLKNDLLPYFDTSNYPKDHYCFSELHKSQPGFFKDELKGIILKEFVSLRPKLYAYKTVDGTEEKKAKGVKKYIIKKHMQFENYKDILHAFINHLSVKDKLTHRVMNFIQSNKHVVQSKTMNKLVLSANDDKRYINDDGINTLAYGHYKLDKLYN